In Pseudomonadota bacterium, the following proteins share a genomic window:
- a CDS encoding ABC transporter permease: MLAFIIRRLLQSTLVMLAVAFVAFALFTYMGDPVNSMVAPDATLEERQRLRHLLGLDQPFYVQFLVFLGNELTGNFGNSFRIGAPVASIIAERLPATLELVFVAAMFALFVGVPCGVYTGLHRHGAVSRVMLTLSLVGVSLPTFLIGILLILFFSVFLGWLPSFGRGQVVSLGWWSTGFLTKSGLRSLILPSITLGLFQTTLFMRLVRAEMLEVLRTDYIKFARARGLSDRAVNFGHALKNTLVPVITIAGLQIGGLIAFAIITETVFQWPGMGLLFISAIQFVDVPVMSSYLVLVALFFVIINLVVDLLYYVVDPRLRIDRPATAH, encoded by the coding sequence ATGCTCGCCTTCATCATCCGCCGGCTGCTGCAGTCGACCTTGGTGATGCTGGCGGTGGCGTTCGTCGCCTTCGCGCTCTTTACCTACATGGGCGATCCGGTGAACAGCATGGTCGCCCCGGATGCGACCCTCGAGGAGCGTCAGCGGCTGCGTCATCTGCTCGGGCTCGACCAGCCCTTCTACGTGCAGTTCCTGGTCTTCCTCGGCAACGAGCTCACCGGCAATTTCGGCAATTCCTTCCGCATCGGCGCTCCCGTCGCCTCGATCATCGCCGAGCGCCTGCCGGCGACCCTCGAGCTGGTGTTCGTGGCGGCCATGTTCGCGCTCTTCGTCGGCGTGCCATGCGGCGTCTACACCGGCTTGCATCGCCATGGCGCGGTGAGCCGGGTCATGCTGACCCTGTCGCTGGTCGGCGTCTCGCTGCCGACCTTCCTCATCGGGATCTTGCTCATCCTCTTCTTCTCCGTGTTCCTGGGCTGGTTGCCCTCCTTCGGACGGGGACAGGTGGTGTCTCTCGGCTGGTGGAGCACGGGCTTCCTCACCAAGAGCGGGCTCAGATCGCTGATCCTGCCCAGCATCACCCTCGGTCTGTTCCAGACGACCTTGTTCATGCGGCTGGTGCGCGCCGAGATGCTGGAGGTGCTGCGAACGGACTACATCAAGTTCGCGCGCGCCCGCGGCCTCTCCGACCGGGCGGTGAATTTCGGCCACGCGCTCAAGAACACGCTGGTGCCGGTCATCACCATCGCCGGCCTGCAGATCGGCGGCCTCATCGCCTTCGCCATCATCACCGAGACGGTGTTCCAGTGGCCGGGCATGGGCCTCTTGTTCATTAGCGCGATCCAGTTCGTCGACGTGCCGGTGATGAGCAGCTACCTGGTGCTGGTCGCGCTGTTCTTCGTCATCATCAATCTCGTCGTCGATCTCCTATATTACGTCGTCGATCCGCGCCTGCGCATCGACCGCCCGGCGACGGCGCATTGA
- a CDS encoding ABC transporter permease yields the protein MTGLAAHRIRDGLGRFLDSDFIYSFRRSPAVVVAFAVTVVFMLSALFAPWIVPHNTYEVMTLNLSDAFLPPSWIEGGKFAYLFGTDDQGRDVFSTIILGMRVSLLVGFLAVLFAMTLGISLGLIAGYVGGTLDAVIMRVADVQLSFPAILIVLLIDGVARGLLPRDMHDRVVVYVIVLAIGLTGWVQFARTVRGSTLVEKNKEYVQSARLIGLHPGLILFRHVLPNVMGPVLVIATLNLALAILQESTLSFLGVGVPPTEPSLGTLISVGNNFLFSGEWWMAIFPGVFLVVLVLSVNFLGDWLRDALNPKLR from the coding sequence ATGACCGGTCTCGCAGCGCACCGAATTCGCGACGGGCTGGGTCGGTTCCTCGACTCGGACTTCATCTACAGCTTCCGGCGCTCGCCCGCGGTCGTCGTGGCCTTCGCCGTCACCGTCGTCTTCATGCTGAGCGCGTTGTTCGCGCCCTGGATCGTGCCGCACAATACCTACGAGGTGATGACCCTCAATCTCTCCGATGCGTTTTTGCCGCCGTCATGGATCGAGGGCGGCAAGTTTGCCTATCTCTTCGGCACCGACGATCAGGGCCGGGACGTATTCTCCACGATCATCCTCGGCATGCGCGTCTCCTTGCTCGTGGGTTTCCTCGCGGTGCTGTTCGCCATGACGCTCGGCATCAGCCTCGGCCTCATCGCCGGTTATGTCGGCGGCACCTTGGATGCCGTCATCATGCGCGTGGCCGACGTGCAGCTGAGCTTCCCGGCGATCCTGATCGTGCTCCTGATCGACGGCGTGGCGCGGGGCTTGTTGCCGCGCGACATGCACGACCGGGTCGTCGTCTATGTGATCGTGCTGGCCATCGGCTTGACCGGCTGGGTGCAGTTCGCCCGCACCGTGCGCGGCTCGACGCTGGTGGAAAAGAACAAGGAATATGTCCAGTCCGCGCGTCTCATCGGCCTGCATCCCGGGCTCATCCTGTTCCGCCACGTGCTGCCCAACGTCATGGGACCGGTGCTGGTGATCGCCACCCTCAATCTGGCGCTGGCCATCCTCCAGGAATCGACGTTGAGCTTCCTCGGCGTCGGCGTGCCGCCGACCGAGCCCTCCCTCGGCACGCTGATCAGCGTCGGCAACAACTTCCTGTTCTCGGGCGAGTGGTGGATGGCGATCTTCCCCGGGGTGTTCCTGGTGGTGCTCGTGCTCTCGGTCAACTTTTTGGGCGATTGGCTGCGTGACGCCCTCAACCCGAAGCTCCGCTGA
- a CDS encoding ABC transporter ATP-binding protein produces MADALLTVENLRVEFPTRRGTLVAVDDVSFSIGTGEVLGVVGESGAGKSLTGNAIIGLLEPPGRIAGGRILLDGERIDNLPQEKLRRIRGRKIGAVFQDPLTSLNPLYSIGRQLVETIQTHSELSPQAARGRAIELLAEVGIPAPERRIDQYPHQFSGGMRQRVVIALALSANPRLVIADEPTTALDVSIQAQIIQLLKRLGREHGTAIMLITHDMGVIAETADRVAVMYAGRIAEIGPVRSVIKEAQHPYTVGLMGSIPMVGADRDKLAQIDGSMPRLTQIPPGCAFNPRCPHAFERCRRERPELLPAGRSDAACWLHAEGSRAGQQKASVHG; encoded by the coding sequence ATGGCGGACGCGCTGCTCACGGTGGAGAATCTCAGGGTTGAGTTCCCGACCCGTCGCGGCACCTTGGTCGCCGTCGACGACGTCTCCTTCTCCATCGGCACCGGCGAGGTGCTGGGCGTGGTCGGCGAATCCGGAGCCGGCAAGTCGCTGACCGGCAACGCCATCATCGGGCTCTTGGAGCCGCCCGGGCGGATCGCCGGCGGCCGCATCCTGCTCGATGGCGAACGCATCGACAATCTGCCCCAGGAGAAGCTCCGTCGCATCCGCGGACGCAAGATCGGCGCGGTATTCCAGGACCCGCTCACCAGCCTGAACCCGCTCTATTCCATCGGCCGGCAGCTGGTGGAGACGATCCAGACCCACTCCGAGCTGTCGCCGCAAGCCGCAAGGGGCCGCGCGATCGAGCTCCTGGCGGAGGTCGGTATCCCCGCACCGGAGCGGCGGATCGACCAATATCCCCACCAATTCTCCGGCGGCATGCGCCAACGCGTCGTGATCGCGCTGGCGCTCTCGGCCAATCCACGTCTGGTCATCGCGGACGAGCCGACGACGGCGCTCGATGTGTCGATCCAGGCGCAGATCATCCAGCTCCTGAAGCGCCTCGGCCGTGAGCACGGCACCGCGATCATGCTGATCACCCACGACATGGGCGTGATCGCCGAGACCGCCGACCGGGTGGCGGTCATGTATGCCGGCCGCATCGCCGAGATCGGACCGGTGCGCTCCGTGATCAAGGAGGCGCAGCACCCCTACACGGTCGGCCTCATGGGCTCGATTCCGATGGTGGGCGCCGATCGCGACAAACTGGCGCAGATCGACGGTTCGATGCCGCGCTTGACCCAGATCCCGCCGGGCTGCGCCTTCAACCCGCGCTGCCCGCATGCCTTCGAGCGCTGCCGACGGGAGCGCCCGGAGCTGCTGCCGGCCGGCCGCTCCGATGCGGCGTGCTGGCTGCACGCCGAAGGTTCTCGGGCCGGCCAGCAGAAGGCGAGCGTCCATGGCTGA
- a CDS encoding ATP-binding cassette domain-containing protein, whose protein sequence is MAEGMAVAGGEHPLVRVSNLARYFDVSPPFLNRLLEGQRRASLRAVDGIDFEIRKGETFALVGESGCGKSTVARLVVGLYRPSRGIIEFEGVDFAGLTTRAQQAKLRRRLQMVFQDPFASLNPRWRVAEIIAEPIRAFRLIEGNERIMARVAELLRQVGLTPADGEKYPHEFSGGQRQRISIARALASNPEFLVCDEPTSALDVSVQAQILNLMKQLQRQLKLTYLFISHNLAVVYHMADRVGVMYLGRLVEVAPARTLFSTPRHPYTRMLLDTIPDLAMTGRQRTPVGGEVPNPIAPPSGCAFHPRCPFANDRCRHERPEPHASAEGSLVACHGVEEGRVTFGAPIAPPSGGA, encoded by the coding sequence ATGGCTGAGGGCATGGCCGTCGCCGGGGGCGAGCATCCCTTGGTGCGGGTGTCCAACCTCGCGCGCTATTTCGACGTCTCGCCGCCCTTCCTCAACAGGCTGCTCGAGGGCCAAAGGCGCGCCTCGCTGAGAGCCGTGGACGGCATCGATTTCGAGATTCGCAAAGGCGAGACCTTCGCCTTGGTCGGCGAATCCGGCTGCGGCAAGTCGACCGTGGCAAGGCTGGTGGTCGGCCTCTACCGGCCGAGCCGCGGCATCATCGAGTTCGAGGGCGTGGATTTCGCCGGGCTCACCACGCGGGCGCAGCAGGCAAAGCTCAGGCGCCGGCTGCAGATGGTGTTCCAGGACCCCTTTGCCTCGCTCAATCCGCGCTGGCGCGTGGCCGAGATCATCGCCGAGCCGATCCGCGCCTTCCGCCTGATCGAGGGCAACGAGAGGATCATGGCGCGGGTGGCGGAGCTCTTGCGGCAAGTGGGATTGACGCCGGCGGATGGCGAGAAGTATCCCCACGAGTTCTCCGGCGGCCAGCGCCAGCGCATCTCCATCGCCCGCGCGCTCGCCTCCAATCCCGAGTTCCTCGTCTGCGACGAACCGACCTCGGCGCTCGACGTCTCGGTGCAGGCGCAGATCCTGAATCTTATGAAGCAGCTGCAACGGCAGCTGAAGCTGACTTATCTGTTCATCAGCCACAATCTGGCGGTCGTCTACCACATGGCCGATCGGGTCGGTGTCATGTATCTCGGCCGGCTGGTCGAGGTGGCGCCGGCGCGCACGCTGTTCTCGACCCCGCGGCATCCCTATACGCGCATGCTCCTGGACACCATTCCCGACCTCGCCATGACTGGCCGGCAACGCACCCCGGTCGGCGGCGAGGTGCCGAACCCGATCGCGCCTCCCTCGGGCTGCGCCTTCCATCCGCGCTGTCCCTTCGCCAATGACCGTTGCCGCCACGAGCGTCCGGAGCCGCATGCGAGCGCCGAAGGTTCGCTGGTGGCGTGCCACGGCGTGGAGGAGGGGAGGGTGACGTTCGGTGCCCCGATCGCGCCGCCTTCCGGGGGGGCTTGA
- a CDS encoding ribokinase, whose product MTVLVFGSVNMDLFVDLERLPRPGETVVTASYRTQPGGKGANQAVAACRSGARVRLYGMVGEDGFGQTLLAGLGKEGVDVSGVGRAPQPTGVAFIAVDGKGENMIFGAIGANLEAKADQVPDYLLGRDLIVVLQMEVSPAENVILARRARARGARVLHNHAPALPLPEGLLDATDILVVNEHEAAALAQFQGWAEREPRLVAARLTRERGLTAIVTLGETGAIATTARGIAAVPSLAVEVVDTVGAGDAFVGVLAASLDAGADLHEALRSASVAGALACEKHGAQTGLPRRAEIERRLPELGPIEALA is encoded by the coding sequence ATGACCGTTCTCGTCTTTGGCTCGGTCAACATGGATCTGTTCGTCGACCTCGAGCGGTTGCCGCGCCCGGGCGAGACGGTGGTGACGGCGAGCTACCGCACCCAGCCGGGCGGCAAGGGCGCCAACCAGGCGGTTGCGGCCTGCCGATCGGGGGCGCGGGTGCGCCTCTACGGCATGGTCGGCGAGGACGGCTTCGGCCAGACCCTGCTTGCGGGTCTCGGCAAGGAAGGCGTCGATGTCTCCGGCGTCGGGCGCGCGCCGCAGCCGACCGGTGTCGCCTTCATCGCCGTCGACGGCAAGGGCGAGAACATGATCTTCGGGGCGATCGGCGCCAATCTCGAAGCCAAGGCCGATCAGGTGCCGGACTATCTGCTCGGGCGCGACCTGATCGTGGTCTTGCAGATGGAGGTCTCGCCGGCGGAGAACGTCATCCTCGCGCGCCGCGCTCGCGCCCGCGGCGCTCGGGTGCTGCACAACCATGCCCCCGCGCTGCCGTTGCCGGAGGGGCTGCTGGATGCCACCGACATCCTCGTCGTCAATGAGCATGAGGCGGCAGCGCTGGCGCAGTTCCAGGGCTGGGCCGAACGCGAGCCCCGGCTGGTGGCGGCGCGGCTCACGCGCGAGCGCGGGCTGACTGCGATCGTCACCCTCGGCGAGACGGGAGCGATTGCGACGACCGCGCGCGGCATTGCGGCGGTGCCATCGCTTGCCGTTGAGGTCGTCGACACGGTGGGTGCCGGGGATGCGTTCGTCGGAGTGCTTGCCGCCTCGCTCGACGCCGGCGCCGATTTGCACGAGGCCCTGCGCTCCGCCTCGGTCGCGGGCGCGCTCGCCTGCGAGAAGCACGGCGCGCAGACCGGCCTGCCGAGGCGCGCGGAGATCGAGCGGCGGCTGCCGGAGCTGGGGCCTATCGAGGCGCTGGCCTAG
- a CDS encoding amidase — MPALTDLTIAEAGRRIARGVLSPVDLVSAQLERIEAVDGRLHSFIRLLAKDALREARRAERTIRAGGYLGPLHGIPVGLKDVIETKGVATTAQSKIHEQHVPAADATVVRRLRAAGAIILGKLTTHEFAIGGPSFDLPWPPARNPWNLDRFTGGSSSGSGAAVAAGLVSGALGTDTGGSIRTPAAFCGIAGLKPSYGLVSRAGVIPLAFSLDHCGPMAWTAEDCALMLDAMAGFDPADPASVSVRPQRYARHAKTDIAGMRIGVVRHFYERDLEASAEVHRGIEAALKVLRGLGAKLVTVELPRLAEWDTCALVLTHAEGYAVHESNFKSRPGSYGKVARERLLAGAMLRASDYIQAQRQRRRLSVRYAEAMANLDGLITASVLDEPSRIDEMVPWSSLKPRQRMASTPFNVTGAPALVVCVGLSSNGLPLAMQIAAKPFDDGIALAIGRAYERATNWRSLRPPL; from the coding sequence ATGCCGGCCCTGACGGATCTCACCATTGCCGAGGCAGGGCGCCGGATCGCCCGCGGCGTGCTCTCGCCGGTCGATCTCGTCTCCGCCCAGCTCGAGCGGATCGAAGCCGTGGATGGCAGGCTGCACAGCTTCATTCGGCTCCTGGCGAAGGATGCGTTGCGGGAAGCGCGGCGCGCGGAGCGAACGATTCGTGCCGGCGGATATCTCGGGCCGCTGCACGGCATACCCGTCGGCCTCAAGGACGTGATCGAGACGAAGGGTGTGGCGACGACGGCGCAATCGAAGATCCACGAGCAGCATGTTCCCGCCGCCGACGCGACGGTCGTCAGGCGCCTGCGTGCCGCCGGCGCGATCATTCTCGGAAAATTGACCACCCATGAGTTCGCCATCGGCGGGCCGTCCTTCGATCTGCCCTGGCCGCCGGCGCGCAATCCGTGGAACCTCGACCGCTTCACCGGCGGCTCCTCCTCCGGCTCCGGTGCAGCCGTTGCTGCCGGGCTGGTGAGCGGAGCGCTCGGCACCGATACCGGCGGCTCGATCCGCACGCCCGCGGCATTTTGCGGCATTGCTGGGCTGAAGCCGAGCTACGGCCTGGTGAGCCGCGCCGGCGTCATCCCCTTGGCATTCTCGCTTGATCATTGCGGTCCCATGGCATGGACGGCCGAAGATTGCGCCCTCATGCTGGATGCCATGGCCGGGTTCGATCCAGCGGATCCGGCCAGCGTATCGGTCCGGCCGCAGCGTTATGCCCGGCACGCCAAGACCGACATTGCCGGCATGCGGATCGGTGTCGTCCGGCACTTCTACGAGCGCGACCTCGAGGCGTCAGCCGAGGTGCATCGCGGGATCGAAGCCGCGCTCAAGGTTCTCCGCGGTCTAGGCGCCAAGCTGGTGACGGTCGAGCTGCCGAGGCTCGCCGAGTGGGATACGTGCGCCCTGGTTCTCACCCACGCCGAGGGTTACGCGGTGCACGAGAGCAATTTCAAGAGCCGCCCCGGCAGCTACGGCAAGGTGGCGCGGGAACGCTTGCTTGCCGGTGCCATGCTGCGCGCCTCCGACTATATTCAGGCGCAGCGGCAGCGCCGCCGCCTGTCGGTACGCTATGCCGAGGCGATGGCGAATCTCGACGGGTTGATAACCGCGTCCGTGCTCGACGAACCCAGCCGGATCGACGAGATGGTCCCCTGGTCGTCGCTGAAGCCACGCCAGCGCATGGCCTCGACTCCCTTCAACGTCACCGGCGCGCCGGCGCTGGTCGTGTGCGTCGGCCTGTCGTCCAACGGCTTGCCGCTGGCCATGCAGATCGCCGCGAAGCCCTTCGACGATGGGATCGCGCTCGCCATCGGGCGGGCCTATGAGCGGGCGACGAATTGGCGCAGCCTTCGCCCCCCGCTATGA
- a CDS encoding methylenetetrahydrofolate reductase, translated as MNQPQADVARHLDAAQFEAGQVSAGRLEHVLRRGEFAVTAELDPPDSADPKDVFDRATLFGSAVDAINATDGSGANCHMSSVAMCALLIRAGYEPILQISCRDYNRIAIQGNVLGAAAMGVSNVLCLTGDGVQAGDHPEAKPVFDLDSVSLLGAIKRMRDERMFLSGRKITSPPRLFLGAAENPFAPPFEFRPLRLAKKVAAGAQFVQTQFCFDVPMLRAFMERIRDLGIDQSCYILVGTGPLSSVRTARWMRRHVPGVHIPDSVIARLEGARDQRAEGRQLCIEIIQEVREIPGVAGVHVMAYRQTQFVPEIVHESGVLKGRAGGMHCPAIGASSD; from the coding sequence TTGAACCAACCCCAAGCGGACGTCGCGCGCCATCTCGATGCCGCACAATTCGAAGCGGGGCAGGTTTCGGCCGGGCGGCTCGAACATGTGCTCCGCCGGGGCGAGTTCGCTGTCACCGCGGAGCTCGATCCGCCCGATTCCGCCGATCCGAAGGACGTTTTCGACAGAGCGACGCTCTTCGGCAGCGCGGTCGACGCGATCAATGCGACCGATGGGTCGGGCGCCAATTGCCACATGTCGAGCGTGGCAATGTGCGCGTTGCTCATCCGAGCCGGTTACGAGCCGATCCTTCAGATTTCGTGTCGCGACTACAACCGGATCGCAATTCAGGGAAACGTGCTTGGCGCTGCGGCGATGGGTGTCTCCAATGTACTGTGCCTGACGGGCGACGGCGTCCAGGCCGGAGACCATCCGGAAGCGAAGCCCGTGTTCGATCTCGACTCCGTCTCTTTACTTGGCGCCATCAAGCGCATGCGGGACGAGCGGATGTTCTTGTCGGGGCGAAAAATCACATCACCGCCACGGCTCTTCTTAGGCGCCGCCGAAAACCCTTTTGCGCCGCCCTTCGAATTTCGTCCGCTGCGGCTGGCCAAGAAGGTTGCTGCCGGCGCGCAGTTCGTCCAGACGCAATTCTGCTTCGACGTGCCGATGCTGCGAGCCTTCATGGAACGGATACGCGACCTCGGCATAGACCAAAGTTGCTACATTCTCGTCGGAACCGGTCCGCTCTCATCGGTGCGAACCGCACGCTGGATGCGGCGCCATGTGCCAGGCGTTCATATCCCGGACAGCGTCATCGCCCGGCTGGAAGGCGCACGAGATCAGCGGGCCGAAGGAAGACAATTGTGCATCGAGATCATTCAAGAGGTGCGGGAGATTCCTGGAGTAGCCGGCGTCCATGTGATGGCTTACCGCCAGACGCAGTTTGTCCCGGAAATCGTCCATGAGTCAGGAGTGCTGAAAGGGCGCGCCGGTGGCATGCATTGCCCGGCAATCGGAGCGTCGAGCGATTGA
- a CDS encoding methylenetetrahydrofolate reductase C-terminal domain-containing protein — protein sequence MPSALYAFEPTGRRAGNRVGAARRSWSVRHARLLEFLYCRFERVLIASGLVLRWIGFDRLEAPVASIERAVKGALFDCRMCGQCILSSTGMSCPMNCPKGLRNGPCGGVRPDGRCEIDAEMPCVWVMAWEGSLRMRCGDRIRQPQIPIDHRLKERSSWLAVSRGEHALDGGESGS from the coding sequence ATGCCCTCTGCTCTATATGCCTTCGAACCGACCGGAAGGCGCGCCGGCAATAGAGTAGGCGCAGCCCGCCGGTCTTGGAGCGTACGGCATGCGCGATTGCTGGAGTTCCTCTACTGCCGTTTCGAACGCGTCCTGATCGCCAGCGGGCTCGTCCTGAGATGGATCGGGTTCGACCGCTTGGAGGCGCCGGTTGCCTCGATCGAGCGCGCGGTCAAGGGCGCTCTGTTCGACTGTCGCATGTGCGGTCAATGCATCCTGTCGTCGACAGGAATGTCATGCCCGATGAACTGTCCGAAAGGTCTCCGGAATGGACCTTGCGGCGGGGTGCGGCCTGACGGCCGTTGTGAAATCGATGCCGAGATGCCGTGCGTTTGGGTGATGGCATGGGAAGGATCGCTTCGAATGCGATGCGGCGATCGGATCCGGCAACCGCAAATACCGATCGATCATCGCCTCAAAGAGAGGTCATCCTGGCTCGCCGTCAGCCGGGGTGAGCACGCGCTCGACGGTGGTGAGTCCGGATCTTGA
- a CDS encoding intradiol ring-cleavage dioxygenase, translating to MRNFDESTITDAVLQRIQGAADPRIRQISEALVRHLHAFVREVRPTQREWTAGIEFLTRTGQMCDEKRQEFILLSDTLGVSMLVDAINNALSSDATQTTVLGPFYVQNPPEYPLGSDISSGMKGAPLYVSATVRGLDSKPIAGAVVDVWHSDQDGYYDVQHSEPNRGHAMRARFRADEHGDVCFWTIRPAPYPIPHDGPVGRMLGAQGRHPWRPAHVHFMIEAPGYHPLVTHVFAAGDQYLDSDAVFGVKDSLIRSYRSCSVGEAPDGSKVDRPYFHLQYDFTLDRAR from the coding sequence ATGCGGAACTTCGATGAGTCGACGATTACCGATGCCGTCCTCCAACGTATCCAAGGCGCCGCGGATCCCCGCATTCGGCAGATCAGCGAGGCGCTGGTCCGCCATCTTCACGCATTCGTGCGCGAGGTGAGGCCGACGCAGCGTGAATGGACTGCCGGCATCGAGTTCCTGACGCGCACAGGTCAGATGTGCGACGAGAAACGTCAGGAGTTCATTCTCCTGTCCGACACCCTCGGCGTCTCGATGCTGGTCGATGCCATCAACAATGCGCTGTCCTCTGACGCCACCCAGACGACCGTGCTCGGTCCCTTCTACGTCCAAAATCCTCCCGAGTATCCGCTGGGCTCCGATATTTCGAGCGGCATGAAGGGCGCCCCGCTTTACGTATCTGCGACCGTTCGCGGTCTGGATAGCAAGCCGATCGCAGGGGCGGTCGTCGACGTATGGCACTCGGATCAGGACGGCTACTACGACGTGCAGCATTCGGAACCGAACCGGGGGCATGCCATGCGGGCGCGATTTCGAGCGGACGAGCACGGTGATGTTTGTTTTTGGACAATAAGGCCTGCTCCCTATCCGATCCCCCATGATGGTCCCGTCGGACGAATGCTGGGAGCTCAAGGTCGGCATCCATGGCGACCCGCGCATGTGCATTTCATGATCGAGGCCCCGGGGTATCACCCCTTGGTGACCCACGTGTTTGCCGCTGGCGATCAGTATCTCGACTCAGATGCTGTGTTTGGAGTGAAGGACTCGCTCATTCGCTCCTATCGCAGCTGCTCAGTAGGCGAAGCGCCCGACGGCAGCAAGGTCGATCGGCCCTATTTCCATCTCCAATACGACTTCACGCTCGACCGGGCACGCTGA
- a CDS encoding maleylacetate reductase: protein MKDFVYQALSSRVVFGAGTVGRVREESERLGLSRALVLCGPHHETPARDIMLRLGDRAVLLFSGAAMHTPVRVTEAALALARDLKVDGLVAIGGGSAIGLAKAIALRTDLPQLAIPTTYAGSEMTPILGETREGVKTTQRSPKVLPEAVIYDVNLTCTLPTALSAASGMNAIAHGAEALYAQDCNPVISLMAEQGIAALARALPLVVENGRDLAARSEALYGAWLCGTCLGAVGMALHHKLCHTLGGSFDLPHAEAHTIILPHALAYNASCAPEAMDRIARALGATDAAQGIYDLAKRLDAKLALRDIGMPRAGIERVANLAVTQPYWNPRPVEREAILQLLLRAWSGSRPEASGLARGSVSVEARR, encoded by the coding sequence ATGAAGGACTTCGTCTACCAGGCGCTGTCGAGCCGCGTCGTCTTTGGCGCGGGAACCGTCGGCCGGGTGCGTGAGGAGAGTGAGCGCTTGGGGCTGAGCCGGGCGCTCGTCCTGTGCGGCCCGCATCATGAGACGCCGGCACGAGACATCATGCTCCGGCTGGGGGATCGGGCCGTACTTCTCTTTTCCGGCGCGGCCATGCACACGCCGGTCAGGGTAACGGAAGCGGCGCTGGCGCTCGCGCGCGATCTGAAAGTCGACGGGTTGGTGGCGATCGGTGGCGGATCGGCAATCGGTCTCGCCAAGGCCATCGCACTCAGGACCGATCTGCCGCAGCTCGCCATACCCACCACCTACGCCGGATCGGAGATGACGCCGATTCTAGGCGAGACCCGGGAGGGTGTGAAAACGACGCAGAGAAGCCCGAAGGTTCTGCCCGAAGCCGTCATCTATGACGTGAACCTTACCTGCACCTTGCCGACCGCTCTGTCGGCCGCATCCGGAATGAACGCGATCGCCCATGGTGCCGAAGCGCTGTATGCACAGGACTGCAATCCCGTGATCTCGCTCATGGCCGAGCAGGGGATCGCAGCGCTTGCCAGGGCATTGCCTCTGGTCGTGGAGAATGGGCGCGATCTGGCGGCGCGCTCGGAAGCTCTTTACGGCGCTTGGCTCTGCGGAACGTGCCTCGGAGCGGTCGGTATGGCTCTACACCATAAGCTCTGTCACACGCTGGGCGGCTCCTTTGACCTGCCGCACGCAGAAGCGCACACGATCATACTGCCGCACGCGCTCGCATACAATGCGTCGTGCGCCCCTGAGGCTATGGATCGGATCGCACGCGCGCTCGGCGCAACGGACGCGGCGCAGGGGATCTACGACTTGGCCAAGCGCCTCGATGCGAAGCTCGCCCTTCGCGACATTGGCATGCCTAGAGCTGGGATCGAACGCGTGGCGAATCTCGCCGTTACTCAACCTTACTGGAACCCGCGGCCAGTCGAACGCGAAGCCATACTTCAGCTGCTCCTCCGGGCGTGGTCCGGATCACGCCCGGAGGCCAGCGGACTGGCCCGGGGGAGCGTATCCGTTGAGGCGAGGCGCTGA